The proteins below come from a single Marinifilum sp. JC120 genomic window:
- a CDS encoding XdhC/CoxI family protein: protein MKKLISNLCSLLESGNDLILASIIKSSGSTPRSSGSKMIVMRDGSIDGTIGGGLVEALVQKEAAEIFNDTANTVTFREFDLSNELAANADMICGGHVEVMLEHLPADEPTIAVFNDVNEALRKGKHAVLFTVSKGNQIRERQTVRPCCQLPELQFAEEKEATRLLEAALKSGTPVVEEIGKTLLTTEAFIPQPDLYIFGAGHVSRPTAELATSVNFRTVVLDDRADFANDDRFPQAAEIHLLPDFKDCFAGLEVNDNSYIIIVTRGHLHDKTVLGQALTTPARYVGMIGSSKKRNAIYDALRDEGVAQTEIDRCHCPIGLTIGAQTPEEIAVSIVGELIQKRAGG from the coding sequence ATGAAAAAACTCATCTCCAATCTCTGTTCCCTGCTTGAATCCGGCAATGACCTCATTCTGGCTTCCATTATAAAAAGCTCCGGCTCCACCCCCCGCTCTTCGGGCAGTAAAATGATTGTCATGCGTGACGGTTCCATTGACGGCACCATCGGCGGAGGACTTGTGGAAGCACTGGTTCAGAAAGAGGCCGCTGAAATTTTTAACGATACCGCCAACACGGTGACCTTCCGCGAATTCGATCTTTCCAATGAACTGGCCGCCAATGCGGATATGATCTGCGGCGGGCATGTGGAAGTAATGCTTGAACACTTGCCTGCGGATGAGCCGACCATTGCTGTTTTCAACGATGTGAATGAAGCCTTACGCAAGGGAAAACACGCCGTCTTATTCACTGTGTCTAAAGGGAATCAGATACGAGAGAGACAGACTGTGCGCCCTTGCTGCCAGCTTCCGGAACTGCAATTTGCCGAAGAAAAAGAGGCTACCAGACTTCTTGAAGCCGCCCTTAAATCCGGAACCCCGGTAGTAGAGGAAATCGGCAAAACATTGCTGACCACAGAAGCCTTCATTCCGCAGCCGGACCTATATATTTTCGGAGCCGGACATGTTTCCCGGCCCACGGCAGAGCTGGCAACATCGGTTAACTTCCGCACCGTAGTACTGGACGACCGCGCCGACTTTGCCAATGACGACAGGTTCCCGCAAGCTGCTGAAATCCATTTGCTACCCGACTTCAAAGACTGCTTTGCCGGGTTAGAAGTGAATGATAATTCATACATCATTATCGTTACTCGCGGACACCTGCATGACAAAACCGTGCTGGGACAGGCCCTTACCACCCCGGCCCGCTATGTGGGCATGATCGGCAGCTCTAAAAAACGCAACGCCATCTACGATGCTCTGCGCGATGAGGGAGTTGCGCAAACGGAAATTGACCGCTGCCATTGTCCCATAGGCCTAACCATCGGAGCACAGACACCCGAGGAAATCGCAGTCTCAATTGTGGGAGAACTGATCCAGAAACGAGCCGGGGGTTGA
- a CDS encoding HD domain-containing protein, translating into MKIYGLILAAGFSSRMGKLKALLPLDGCTVLSRCIRSLVNGGASDVFVVTGHKADKVGSEAKVLGMHEIFNPDYDQGMFSSVKAGVQGLPDDASAFLVLPVDIPLVRSSTIRALTFDYTSAPADIIYPCFKGERGHPPLISAKLIPEILAHDGSGGLRTVLDRHEQNSRERNMPDLGILRDLDTPADYEQARLISRRRVPLPEECEALWELAETPLQTREHCKTVAEAACLMAKALNKARKHQKTLDLNIVKCAALMHDVAKLKRNHEAAGAAILAGYGFSGIADIVAAHRDTDIKADSPLTEQEIVFLADKLFQGTNPVSLDQRYGKTLARWKSDPDAVAAITGRLSRAKDLLQRYEQEAGISIPEHLPRLQAKELV; encoded by the coding sequence ATGAAAATTTACGGACTGATTCTGGCGGCGGGTTTTTCGTCGCGCATGGGAAAACTAAAGGCTCTACTGCCGCTGGACGGATGCACGGTACTATCCCGCTGCATTCGCTCGCTGGTTAACGGCGGAGCCTCCGATGTCTTTGTGGTCACCGGCCACAAGGCGGATAAAGTCGGGTCCGAAGCAAAAGTGCTGGGAATGCACGAAATTTTCAACCCGGACTACGATCAAGGCATGTTTTCCTCGGTCAAAGCCGGGGTACAGGGATTGCCGGATGATGCTTCCGCCTTTCTAGTTCTGCCTGTGGATATTCCGTTGGTGCGCTCCTCAACCATCCGGGCTTTAACCTTTGATTATACATCAGCACCTGCTGATATCATCTATCCCTGCTTCAAGGGAGAACGGGGCCATCCACCGCTGATCAGTGCCAAGCTAATCCCCGAAATCCTAGCTCACGACGGTAGCGGCGGACTGCGTACGGTTCTTGACAGGCATGAACAAAATTCGCGGGAACGCAATATGCCGGATCTCGGCATCCTGCGTGACCTGGACACCCCCGCAGATTACGAACAGGCCCGCCTTATTTCCCGCCGCCGCGTTCCCCTGCCTGAAGAATGTGAAGCTCTCTGGGAACTGGCCGAAACCCCGCTCCAGACAAGAGAGCACTGTAAAACAGTAGCTGAGGCCGCATGTTTGATGGCAAAGGCCCTAAACAAAGCCCGCAAGCACCAAAAAACGCTGGACCTCAATATAGTCAAATGCGCGGCCCTGATGCATGATGTAGCCAAGCTCAAACGCAACCACGAAGCCGCAGGTGCGGCCATCCTAGCGGGTTACGGTTTTTCAGGCATTGCCGACATTGTCGCTGCTCACCGGGATACGGATATCAAGGCAGACTCACCGCTCACCGAACAGGAAATCGTCTTTCTGGCCGACAAACTTTTTCAAGGCACCAATCCGGTCTCCCTTGACCAACGTTACGGTAAAACCCTCGCAAGATGGAAAAGCGACCCCGATGCCGTTGCCGCCATAACCGGAAGACTTTCGCGGGCAAAGGACCTACTCCAGAGATATGAACAAGAAGCTGGGATAAGCATTCCCGAGCACCTACCCCGATTACAGGCAAAGGAACTTGTATGA
- a CDS encoding histidine phosphatase family protein, translated as MIVLIRHGEIEGAKGRAVGQIDLSLSTKGLRQAAQLAESLDTFHPRRIYCSPLTRTMQTASFIEKQCKLKAIPVPEIKEINLGEWDGLDFAELKRLYPHEYKQRGEDIAGFRAPGGENFTDVTERVRSFLEQLNDASPVIAVTHAGVIRVIMHIVLGFPLDNIFRIKPDYCHATIIEKKGDDFFLKGYNFSPKPGLDKQLLEMMPKHS; from the coding sequence ATGATCGTACTCATCCGCCACGGGGAAATTGAAGGCGCAAAAGGACGGGCCGTGGGTCAAATTGACCTGTCTCTTTCCACAAAAGGACTTAGGCAAGCCGCGCAACTTGCTGAATCATTAGACACCTTCCATCCACGGCGCATCTATTGCAGTCCCTTGACCAGAACCATGCAAACAGCATCCTTCATTGAAAAACAATGTAAACTTAAAGCAATCCCTGTCCCGGAAATTAAAGAAATCAATCTGGGGGAGTGGGACGGTCTCGACTTTGCTGAACTGAAAAGACTTTACCCGCACGAATATAAACAACGTGGCGAGGACATTGCAGGTTTCCGCGCTCCCGGTGGAGAAAATTTTACAGATGTGACGGAACGGGTCCGCTCTTTTCTGGAACAGCTTAATGATGCAAGTCCGGTCATAGCCGTTACCCATGCCGGAGTAATCAGGGTAATTATGCATATTGTATTGGGCTTTCCACTGGACAATATTTTCAGGATCAAACCGGACTACTGTCATGCTACGATCATAGAAAAAAAAGGTGATGATTTTTTTCTGAAAGGTTACAACTTTTCTCCGAAACCGGGATTGGACAAACAACTGCTTGAAATGATGCCGAAACACAGCTGA
- a CDS encoding iron-containing alcohol dehydrogenase, producing the protein MQVTKFAIPEVIFGNGSITYLASCAQRLGAKRVLLVSDKGLEKSGWVKIIINLLNAANLDCVYFNGLTANPRACQIQQGAQLYRDHKADVIIGLGGGSPIDASKGIAIIVSNGGEIHDYEGANRISRPLPPMIFIPTTAGSGSDVSQYAIITDKKRKVKMAIISRSLVPNISIIDPDLLVTKPRELILASAVDALAHAIESYVSRLASPFTESQALTAIRLIAGNIKPAANSKDLEALKNLSIASTAAGMSFSNAGLGVGHSLAHSLGGRYDVTHGLTLPILLPSVVRFNKPCAERKMETIARTINESCPAPAKQKKHDLSDILQSMFEELEIPMRLREIVPNNDQMEEICRLAVKDACSVTNPREADCDDLMKICGESW; encoded by the coding sequence ATGCAGGTAACCAAATTCGCCATCCCGGAAGTTATTTTCGGGAACGGCAGTATAACCTATCTGGCTTCATGCGCCCAGAGACTGGGGGCCAAACGGGTCCTGCTGGTCAGTGACAAAGGTTTGGAAAAATCAGGCTGGGTAAAAATCATCATCAATCTTCTTAACGCCGCAAATCTTGACTGTGTATATTTCAACGGCCTGACCGCCAACCCGAGGGCCTGCCAGATTCAGCAGGGAGCGCAACTATACCGCGACCACAAGGCTGATGTTATCATCGGACTGGGCGGAGGAAGTCCCATTGACGCCTCCAAAGGTATTGCCATCATCGTCAGCAACGGCGGAGAAATCCACGACTATGAGGGAGCCAACCGCATCAGCCGCCCCCTGCCGCCCATGATATTCATCCCCACCACAGCCGGAAGCGGCTCCGATGTTTCGCAATACGCCATCATCACCGACAAAAAACGCAAAGTAAAAATGGCCATCATCAGTCGTTCGCTGGTGCCGAATATTTCAATTATTGATCCCGACCTGCTGGTCACCAAACCACGGGAGCTTATCCTTGCTTCGGCCGTTGATGCACTGGCCCACGCAATTGAATCATATGTTTCAAGATTGGCTTCTCCCTTTACGGAATCACAGGCCTTGACCGCCATCAGGCTCATTGCCGGCAATATCAAACCGGCAGCCAATTCCAAGGACCTTGAAGCCTTGAAGAATCTTTCCATCGCCAGCACAGCGGCAGGTATGTCCTTCAGCAACGCCGGGCTTGGGGTTGGTCACTCCCTGGCCCATTCCCTTGGCGGTCGCTACGACGTAACTCATGGTTTGACCCTGCCGATACTGCTTCCTTCCGTGGTTCGATTCAATAAACCCTGCGCTGAAAGGAAGATGGAAACCATTGCCCGGACCATCAATGAAAGCTGTCCGGCTCCGGCAAAACAGAAAAAGCACGATTTAAGCGATATCCTGCAATCAATGTTCGAAGAACTGGAAATTCCCATGCGCTTGCGGGAGATTGTACCGAACAACGACCAAATGGAAGAAATCTGCCGTCTGGCTGTGAAGGACGCCTGCTCGGTGACCAATCCGAGAGAAGCGGACTGTGACGACCTTATGAAAATTTGCGGAGAGTCGTGGTAA
- a CDS encoding PAS domain-containing protein: MANKTALHDLIGIEHHKLNFFQELQQNIKELKGINRESEDQRCEIAAILDGITDVMMVLSEDLKIISVNRIFEQLFPGINPIGKKCYTLFRDSKHPCPECPAFKSLSTNSVCKDSAIFRIDGKNQQFDMVASPLKTPGTEEDRILIFKRDVTMEKEYQAKFYQAEKMATIGVLAAGVAHEINNPMAAVAGFAEGIQRRLARLDKDIPAELAEDLYDYTNTILKECLRCQDIVKTLLSFSRPVASEFIPVDMNQVAEDTLRLLDHQFRRYQQVKLEVKLTSPMQLILGNEAQLKQVILNLLTNAVDAIEHNGRIDIETFIENEHVGVRVSDSGCGIPEDNRDMLFEPFFTTKQVGKGIGIGLSTCFNIVREHNGEIIVDSEVGKGSNFTVLFPLQRD, from the coding sequence ATGGCTAACAAAACAGCACTGCATGATCTGATCGGAATTGAACATCACAAACTGAACTTTTTTCAAGAACTCCAGCAAAACATCAAAGAACTGAAGGGAATCAACCGGGAATCCGAGGATCAGCGCTGTGAAATAGCCGCCATCCTTGACGGCATAACCGATGTAATGATGGTCCTTTCCGAGGACCTGAAAATCATCTCGGTAAATAGAATTTTTGAACAGCTTTTCCCCGGCATCAATCCCATCGGCAAGAAATGTTACACCTTGTTCAGGGACAGCAAGCACCCCTGCCCGGAATGCCCGGCCTTCAAATCCCTTTCCACCAACTCGGTCTGCAAGGACTCTGCTATTTTCCGCATTGACGGCAAGAATCAGCAATTCGACATGGTCGCTTCCCCGCTGAAGACTCCCGGAACCGAAGAAGACCGCATCCTGATATTCAAAAGGGATGTGACTATGGAAAAAGAATATCAGGCAAAATTTTATCAGGCCGAAAAAATGGCTACCATCGGGGTTCTGGCTGCGGGTGTGGCCCACGAAATCAATAACCCCATGGCCGCCGTGGCCGGTTTTGCCGAAGGCATCCAGCGCAGACTAGCTAGGCTCGACAAGGATATTCCCGCAGAGTTGGCCGAAGATCTCTACGACTATACCAATACAATCCTGAAAGAATGTCTGCGCTGTCAGGATATTGTAAAGACCCTGCTTTCATTTAGCCGCCCGGTAGCCTCGGAGTTCATTCCCGTGGATATGAATCAGGTGGCTGAAGACACCCTGCGCTTGCTGGACCATCAGTTCCGCCGCTACCAGCAGGTGAAACTTGAGGTAAAACTGACTTCACCCATGCAGTTAATTTTAGGCAACGAGGCCCAGCTCAAACAGGTCATCCTTAACCTGCTGACCAACGCGGTTGATGCCATTGAGCATAATGGGAGAATCGACATTGAAACCTTTATTGAAAATGAACATGTTGGAGTGCGGGTCAGTGATTCCGGCTGCGGTATTCCCGAAGACAACAGAGACATGCTCTTTGAACCATTTTTTACCACCAAGCAGGTGGGCAAAGGAATCGGCATCGGGCTGTCTACCTGTTTTAACATTGTAAGAGAACACAACGGCGAAATCATAGTGGACAGTGAAGTAGGCAAAGGATCCAACTTTACCGTACTTTTCCCCCTTCAGAGAGATTAG
- a CDS encoding sigma-54-dependent Fis family transcriptional regulator: MPESYKVLVVDDEESILKLLSKELASPERVLHTANCAKTAREMARKERYEVIISDIRLPDGDGLELLTEFKDMEPDVEVILITGHGNIDNAVEAIRIGAYDYITKPFRLDRVELVVDRAWQRVCLTRENRSFKHSQKCETAGSQLIGSSSPIKQIRHLINKVAPTNVPVLITGESGAGKDVVAHAIHCASQRAGKPMIVKNCATLQKELSRSELFGHTKGSFTGATENCDGLMTFAHTGTLFLDEIGELPMEVQASLLRVLESHTFRRVGEKDERTVDIRFLFATNRNLAKEVEEGRFHEALFHRINVFNISLPELKDRREDVPLLIDFFINKLGFQMGQGEYTVSERAMQCMLSYHWPGNVRELRNVLERSIILADNNNITCACLPKEIADQPEREGEAGILSLERMEREHIIKALDFLNGNRQKAAQALGIGRKTLYRKIDKYNL, translated from the coding sequence ATGCCTGAATCATACAAAGTTCTTGTGGTGGACGATGAAGAATCCATCCTCAAGCTGCTCAGCAAAGAACTCGCAAGCCCGGAACGGGTACTACATACTGCCAACTGTGCCAAAACCGCACGGGAAATGGCCCGCAAGGAACGTTACGAAGTCATAATTTCCGACATCCGTCTGCCGGACGGTGACGGACTTGAATTGCTCACCGAATTCAAAGACATGGAGCCGGATGTTGAAGTTATCCTGATTACCGGGCACGGCAATATCGACAACGCGGTTGAAGCCATCCGCATCGGAGCCTACGATTACATTACCAAACCCTTCCGATTAGACCGGGTGGAACTGGTGGTGGACCGCGCATGGCAAAGAGTCTGCCTGACCCGCGAAAACCGAAGTTTCAAACATTCCCAAAAATGCGAAACAGCAGGGTCACAACTCATCGGCAGCTCTTCGCCCATCAAGCAGATTCGCCACCTGATCAACAAAGTCGCGCCCACGAATGTTCCGGTACTGATCACTGGGGAATCCGGGGCCGGTAAAGATGTGGTAGCCCACGCCATCCACTGCGCCAGCCAGCGCGCGGGCAAACCCATGATCGTAAAAAACTGCGCCACCCTGCAAAAAGAACTTTCACGAAGTGAACTGTTCGGACACACCAAAGGCTCCTTTACCGGAGCCACGGAAAACTGCGACGGCCTGATGACCTTCGCCCATACCGGGACCCTCTTCCTTGATGAAATCGGGGAACTGCCCATGGAAGTGCAAGCTTCCCTGCTGAGAGTACTGGAATCACATACCTTCCGCCGGGTGGGAGAAAAAGACGAGCGCACCGTGGATATCCGCTTCCTTTTTGCCACCAACCGCAACCTTGCCAAGGAAGTAGAGGAAGGAAGATTTCACGAAGCTCTTTTCCATCGCATCAACGTTTTCAACATCAGCCTGCCGGAGCTCAAAGACCGCCGCGAGGATGTGCCCCTGCTCATCGATTTTTTCATCAACAAACTCGGTTTCCAGATGGGCCAGGGCGAATACACGGTCAGCGAACGGGCCATGCAATGCATGCTATCCTACCACTGGCCGGGAAATGTACGAGAACTGCGTAACGTGCTGGAACGCAGCATTATTTTGGCCGATAACAACAACATAACCTGCGCCTGCCTGCCCAAAGAAATCGCCGACCAGCCGGAACGCGAAGGAGAGGCCGGAATTCTCTCCCTTGAAAGAATGGAGCGCGAACACATCATCAAGGCCCTCGACTTCCTCAACGGCAACCGCCAGAAAGCCGCGCAGGCACTAGGCATCGGCCGCAAGACCCTTTACCGCAAGATTGATAAGTATAATTTGTAG
- a CDS encoding TlpA family protein disulfide reductase, translating into MHKTILVLIILSLFVSSAAYAAPLQAGANFPDIPLAGKLTESQKKYLDLKGDGPWKISDIDADYIIIEVYSMYCPHCQREAPTVNTFYNLLNKSKECAEVKFIGLAAGNTEFEIDFFKEKFGVEFPIFADPELLIHDKMGQPGTPHFFLLQKDSNNYKVILSHEGPFESAEKFMTRIKDKL; encoded by the coding sequence ATGCATAAAACTATCTTGGTTTTAATAATTCTCTCATTATTCGTAAGTTCGGCAGCTTATGCTGCTCCGCTTCAGGCCGGCGCAAATTTCCCGGACATCCCGCTTGCAGGCAAACTGACCGAAAGTCAAAAAAAGTATCTCGACCTGAAGGGCGACGGTCCATGGAAAATCAGCGATATTGATGCGGACTATATTATTATAGAAGTGTACAGTATGTACTGCCCGCATTGCCAGAGAGAAGCACCGACAGTAAACACCTTCTACAATCTGCTCAACAAATCTAAAGAATGTGCAGAGGTGAAATTTATCGGCCTTGCCGCTGGCAATACTGAATTTGAAATAGATTTTTTCAAAGAAAAATTCGGAGTAGAATTCCCGATCTTTGCTGACCCCGAACTCCTTATCCACGATAAAATGGGCCAGCCGGGAACCCCGCATTTCTTTTTACTGCAAAAGGATAGCAATAATTACAAAGTGATTCTGTCCCATGAAGGACCTTTTGAATCGGCAGAAAAATTCATGACCCGAATCAAGGACAAACTTTAG